CATAAGGACTTATCGGTTTGTCCCTATATCGATCTAATAACAGATATAGCAAAAAAAACCACAACCCTGCCGAGTTAATTGGACGATCGCGCGATCGTAACTCGACTGTAAGCTATATTTATCAACAGTTCGACGCGCAAACCCACACCAACGAAGCGCCAAATATCATCACCCACCCATGAAACAACCCTCCAAACCCCCAAATTTCATCATCATCGGTGCCCAAAAAGGCGGCACAACCTCCCTGTACGCCTATCTCACCCAACATCCCCAAATCGCCCCCGCCGCCCAAAAAGAAATCCATTATTTCGACCTCCAATTCGACAAAGGTGCAGAATGGTATTACTCCCAATTTCCATCCTCAGTAGAACGCGGAGACAAGGTAACAGGAGAAGCCAGCCCCTATTACATTTTTCACCCCCATGTTCCGCAGCGCATTTACCAGTTATGTCCTGAAGTAAAATTAATCATATTGCTGAGAAACCCGGTTGACCGAGCGATTTCTCACTATTATCACGAGATCAAAATTAAATGCGAATCGCTATCTCTCGAAAGTGCGATCGCCCAGGAACACGATCGACTCAAAGGCGAACTCGAAAAACTTGAAGCCAACCCAAATTACTACAGTTACGAACACCAACACCATACATATCTAGCCCGCGGCCTCTACGCCGACCAACTTCCAGCCTGGATGCAGCTATTTCCGAAATCACAACTTTTAATCCTCAAAAGCGAAGATTTGTATGCAAATCCCGGCGGCACGTACAACAGCGTGTTAGAATTTCTAGGCTTGCCGCCGCACCAATTAGAAACCTACGGAAAGCACAACGCTACCGAATATCCGCCGGTCAGCGAGACAGTATACGAGCAATTAAGAGCATATTATCGATCGCCCAATCAGAGATTAGCCGATTTGTGCGATCGAGACTTCGGCTGGGATTGAAATCATAATTGTGTGATTGCGAGTTTTATTCTGTC
This genomic stretch from Microcoleus sp. bin38.metabat.b11b12b14.051 harbors:
- a CDS encoding sulfotransferase domain-containing protein produces the protein MKQPSKPPNFIIIGAQKGGTTSLYAYLTQHPQIAPAAQKEIHYFDLQFDKGAEWYYSQFPSSVERGDKVTGEASPYYIFHPHVPQRIYQLCPEVKLIILLRNPVDRAISHYYHEIKIKCESLSLESAIAQEHDRLKGELEKLEANPNYYSYEHQHHTYLARGLYADQLPAWMQLFPKSQLLILKSEDLYANPGGTYNSVLEFLGLPPHQLETYGKHNATEYPPVSETVYEQLRAYYRSPNQRLADLCDRDFGWD